The Papaver somniferum cultivar HN1 chromosome 6, ASM357369v1, whole genome shotgun sequence genome segment ACACTCATCTATTGGAGTATCGTAGTCATAGCTTGTGGTTATAAACGATCCTCCAGAAGTCCGGCCAAAGTTTGTCCCGCCATGATACTGTTTATAAGAAAGCATTACAAATACAGACAACAAAAAGCTAACTACAGGAGATTCacaaataaaattagcaaaaatcTTTACCATGTAGTAATTTTGGAAAGTTCCGCCTCTTTGGAAAATCCTTGCCACAGAAAATGCAATGTCTTACCCTGGTCTGTAAGGAACAGACCCACAGAAAGTTTGGAAGCTAGTATATATACATTTGGTTCAGAAGGTTACTAAGAcattaaaaataaatctatagaaCAACTCAGACGTCATGTGTCAACCGACAGTCAAAATAAGGAAAACGTCTTACCATCCGGTCCAATTCTCAGTCCACATCTTGGGTTTGTTGCCAGAATTTGGAGTAAAGTGTTGATCTGCAACACTTTAAAAAGGAAGAATTAGACACATAAACAAATCTTAGTTAATTACGCATAGATTCAGTGATAACTTAATTTCTTAAAATAAGTAAAACCTAACCTGTAAAGAGCTTGGACGCAGTTTTCTTCGTCGTATGTAACCATCTAGGATTATTTGTTTTTCCCTTCGAAACCTacatgaaaaaaacaaaaaaaaaacattcattcTCATCCCAATTCTCTAAACAATTAAAACACTCCACAAAGCTCAAATGATTTTTTGCAGATTCAAAATACGTATTGGCACCAATCAAATGTTAAATTTCAAATGAATGGTAAAATAATTCATTAGAGTTGCATTTAGGTTCCTTCAAATGCATTTATCACCCTAGCTTACCTTGCACACTTTTCTGCTCCGCGATATACTCTGCATATATGAGCACTGCTTCTTATTGCAACTTCATTTTCATTGGGATTCTTCTCCATATTCTTAAGGGCATCTCATACCTTCATTTTAAGGGAAGAAAAAGATTAGACCAAAGAAGGAGGAACATATTGTTTCAGTTggaagagacaacaacaaacacaattACCAACACACTAACAAATGTTAAGTTATTGTTTCAGTTGTAAATATATATCTCCTTGGATCTTAACAATATCAGAAATAAAATCAAATGTCGTCACTTGTATCTGTAGAGTTAATATTTATCTAGAAAATCATAAAAACAATTTAGTTAGAAGTTAGTAGCCATTTAGAGTGTGAAAACTGCTTCGCAGAAGAAAAAAACATTGACAAAATAATGGATTTTAGTTACTGACCTGGCTCGTCGTCGAGGGGACACTTCATAATTAGATATAAGCAAATGTTAGTAGGCAATATATATTGCACGGATAATTGCAGGGACTCATAATCTACTAATTTAGGAGATTCAGAGACAACCTTCGTAAACATAATTAAAAGAATAATACCTGGTAAAGTCGATTTGTTGCAAAGATTGCTAAACAAATAACATTGATATCTGCAGCGAACAAAGCAGAAGAGTTAGTCAATTAGATAAGATAACCCAACTGTAGGGGAAGATTAGGGTTCCTGGAAGACAAAAAGGAGAATATTTCAGAATAAAATCAATATTTCAGCAATCATAGAAAAATCCAAACTTAGGTTTAATAATCTCAATCACCTGTTAGTACCTTTTCATGCAAATCTTAATCATATGAAAGTTAAAACTCAAatcgaaaaagaaaaaatgttgaAAGAGAGTAAGATCGTTACTCAGAACGGCGAGAGCAATTGCAATCGATCTTCTGTTGAACTTCTCAAAGAGGATGAAGGTTGTGGAAAAGAGAATCGTAAACTATGGATGGATAATtttcttgtttcttctttttaatcatgATGGCTGCACCACcagttattttttaggttttgtattctttcaatgCCTTAAGAAGAAGTTTTGTTTAACCTCTGCAAaagtttaggtttagggtttcgCAGTTTGGTTCTttggaaaaccaaaaaaaaaaactccaatcaaaatcaaaataggaAGATAATACTAAAAAGAAATAAGCAAAATTCAAAACTCGCAGACTATTAAAAAACTGGTTTTGTTcgtagagtttgatcttaggttTTTCGTGAACGGAATAAGTTTATTTTATGTTTGTGAATGGATTTTTCGGTAATTTTGTGTGAGAAATCCttgtttttctctcctttgaggaAAAGGGGAACGAAGCAATTCTAAGAGTGGATGAGGGTCACCGTCGAATGAGGAAGGAGGTACTCCCGCCGTTCAATGTGGGGGCTCATATGACTTAGGCTTTTAAAGGAGtcagattattattattattattattatttatttatttttataaaagaaaaatttattaataaaaaagagtcattacacatcatcagataGATCGGTGACAGGTAGCCGAGCAACTAATTGGGCTCATATACCTttctgaataacaataccaagtcTATGGAAAAGAAAATTACCAAATTTATAGTTCGCATCCTGGATAAGAAGGCAATTACGTAATCTCTTCAAGAAAATGATAAGTTCGTCACCAAGTTCATCCAATGTAGAGAATGCCAGGACATTAAACCCATATCCATGTGCCGAACAAATATCCAAGTATTTATTACGTTTACGAGCAACCGCTGCGGAAATAGTTCGTCCAGGTGTATAGTTGGAAGAGCAAGCAGTTGTGAAGGGTGAAACACCCGTGACGTCCATGCACACATCCTTTCCATCCACCCAGTTGTAAACAAGAAAATCTGCAGGACGACGGGAAGCATccgtgttattattattattattttaatcataaaaggaAAGATCAACGTTACAAGAAATGGTGGGTAGCCTAGCGATAAGCTGGGCacccacacctttttgaataataatacatATTCTATGAAAAAGTGAATTACCAATTTTATAGTTGGCATCATTTCTAACAAAACAATTCCTCAAACGCTTTAGAAAAGTGACAGTGTCTTCACTTAGTTCAGCTAAGGAAGTAAAGGCTAAAACCTGGAAGCCGTAACCATGTCTTGTGCACAATTCTTGATATTTATGCAACTTGCATGATACATCAGCATAAATGGCATGGTCGGGAGTGAAGGAGAGAGTTCTAGCACTTGTAAATGGAGAGACCCCTATGTCGTCGAAACAAACATCTTTACCATCTATCCAATTATAAACCAAAACGTCTGCTGGTTTCGCAGATTTGGAACTGTTGGTAAGGAAGCCCAAAGAAgcttctttttttattattattattatttactataaaaaataaaacaaaggaaTCAATACACGTCGGTAGAAGGTAGCCGAGCGACAAGATGGGCacctacacctttttgaatagtaaTGCCTATTCTATGAAACAAAGAACAACCAACTTTATAGTTAGCATCATGACGAATAAAgcaatttctcaatctcttcatgaatatgatagcatcttcgccAAGCTCGTAAAAAGTAGTAAAAGCCAAAACATTGAACCCATAACCATGTGACAAACACTTGTCTAAATATTTGGTACACTTACGAGAAACTGCGGAGGAAATAGCATGGCTTGGTGTGTAGTTGCGAGTTCTAGCA includes the following:
- the LOC113287661 gene encoding uncharacterized protein LOC113287661 isoform X2, yielding MEKNPNENEVAIRSSAHICRVYRGAEKCARFRREKQIILDGYIRRRKLRPSSLQINTLLQILATNPRCGLRIGPDDQGKTLHFLWQGFSKEAELSKITTCIMAGQTLAGLLEDRL
- the LOC113287661 gene encoding uncharacterized protein LOC113287661 isoform X1, with the protein product MEKNPNENEVAIRSSAHICRVYRGAEKCARFRREKQIILDGYIRRRKLRPSSLQINTLLQILATNPRCGLRIGPDASKLSVGLFLTDQGKTLHFLWQGFSKEAELSKITTCIMAGQTLAGLLEDRL